CTCGGGCAGCACCGCCGTGGTCATCACCTCGCCGAAGCGGATGGGCCAGTCCAATAGTTTCATCACCCCCAGCGCGGCCAGGTTCGCCAACAGGGTATTGACGGCAACGGTGAGCGCCGGCATCAGGAAGTGGGTGCGAAAGACCTGGCGCTCGCCCAGGCCGGCGACGAGGCCCGCCAGGACCAGGCCGCCGGAGAACATGCCCAGCGGCACGCCGGCGAACAGGTCCAGCGCCAGCCCCGCGCCCAGCCCCCACCAGATGCCCTCGCCGGAGCCGCGCAACAGCCCCCATGCGGTTACGACGATGAGGGGCAGGTTGGGGCGCACGCCCAGGATGGCCAGATGCGGGGCGATGGCCGCCTGCGCCGCCGCCACGCCCACCAGGATTGCCGCCACCGCATAGGGATTCATCCGCTACCTCGCGCCGTTGTCGGTGCAATATTACCGCGGCGCGGCGGTTTGGGCAAACGGCCGCGCGGGGACGCGAACAGGGAGTTTGGAACACGAAACACGCGAAAGAGCACGAAAGGCGCAAAGCGAAATGCTCGCCCGACGCTGAAGCATCGGGCTGAACGGGCGAAGCCCTGCGGCATGCTGACCTCACCCCCTCGTGCCCCCTCTCCGCGTGCGGAGAGGGGGACGG
This window of the Chloroflexota bacterium genome carries:
- the mreD gene encoding rod shape-determining protein MreD; this encodes MNPYAVAAILVGVAAAQAAIAPHLAILGVRPNLPLIVVTAWGLLRGSGEGIWWGLGAGLALDLFAGVPLGMFSGGLVLAGLVAGLGERQVFRTHFLMPALTVAVNTLLANLAALGVMKLLDWPIRFGEVMTTAVLPEMAYNIVGILLVFPVLAWLSHRIEDRSIEF